A stretch of Schaalia odontolytica DNA encodes these proteins:
- a CDS encoding alpha/beta fold hydrolase has product MHTESYLHHGHTVYEHRLDVPLDHLRPTGEDNPTIQVFAREVVRKGREDAPYAVFLQGGPGYPSPRFGTFTGGWMNRLLQDYRVVLLDQRGTGQSTRMDAQALSHLDTDEEKAAYLRHFRQDQIVYDAEALRRELCGDDPWTTLGQSFGGFITTSYLSLAPQGLKASLITGGLPGLVHVDEIYRLTYERTAARNRAYFQRHPGDERTVRELCAHLADTEETLPTGERLSPARLRMIGMMLGGQGNTDQLHYLLEGPWTSVRGERRLSSQFLAAIGSQVDVAPIYAVFQEYIYACATPDLVGTATGWAADRLAEEIPGFAKDANPLDESEPFYLTGEHFMRRVYDEDPGLAPLKGVAEILASTTEAAPVYLPDVLAENTVPVAAAVYYDDMFVPRELSVETGELIGARHYITNEYQHDGSAYSGGKVVSHLLDLLAD; this is encoded by the coding sequence ATGCACACAGAGTCGTACCTGCACCACGGTCACACCGTTTACGAACACCGCCTGGACGTTCCCCTTGATCACCTGCGCCCCACTGGCGAGGACAACCCGACGATTCAGGTTTTCGCGCGCGAGGTCGTGCGCAAGGGCCGCGAGGACGCTCCCTACGCGGTGTTTCTCCAGGGTGGCCCGGGCTACCCGAGCCCGCGTTTCGGCACGTTTACCGGCGGATGGATGAATCGTCTCCTGCAGGATTACCGCGTGGTGCTCCTCGATCAGCGAGGCACGGGCCAGTCGACCCGCATGGACGCCCAGGCGCTCTCCCACTTGGATACGGACGAGGAGAAGGCCGCGTACCTGCGCCACTTCCGCCAGGATCAGATCGTGTACGACGCGGAGGCGTTGCGCCGCGAGCTGTGCGGGGATGACCCGTGGACGACGCTCGGCCAGTCTTTCGGCGGCTTTATCACGACCTCGTACCTGTCGCTGGCTCCCCAGGGCCTGAAGGCCAGCCTGATCACGGGAGGTCTGCCCGGCCTCGTCCATGTGGACGAGATCTACCGTCTGACGTATGAGCGCACGGCGGCGCGCAACCGCGCGTACTTCCAGCGCCACCCGGGCGATGAGCGCACGGTGCGCGAGCTGTGCGCGCACCTGGCTGACACGGAGGAGACGCTGCCGACGGGCGAGCGTCTCTCCCCCGCGCGCCTGCGCATGATCGGCATGATGCTGGGCGGCCAGGGCAACACGGATCAGCTGCACTACCTGCTCGAGGGTCCGTGGACGTCGGTTCGAGGCGAGCGACGTCTCTCGTCGCAGTTCCTGGCGGCGATCGGCTCGCAGGTGGACGTCGCACCGATTTACGCCGTGTTCCAGGAGTACATCTACGCGTGCGCGACGCCGGACCTGGTGGGCACGGCGACGGGCTGGGCGGCGGATCGCCTGGCCGAGGAGATCCCGGGCTTCGCGAAGGACGCGAACCCTCTGGATGAGAGCGAGCCGTTCTACCTGACGGGCGAGCATTTCATGCGCCGCGTCTACGACGAGGACCCGGGCTTAGCGCCGCTGAAGGGCGTCGCGGAGATCCTCGCGTCGACGACGGAGGCGGCGCCCGTGTACCTGCCGGATGTGCTGGCCGAGAACACGGTGCCGGTGGCTGCGGCCGTGTACTACGACGACATGTTCGTGCCGCGTGAGCTGTCCGTGGAGACGGGTGAGCTGATCGGCGCTCGCCACTACATCACGAATGAGTACCAGCACGACGGTTCCGCCTATTCGGGCGGAAAGGTTGTCTCTCACCTGCTTGACCTGCTCGCGGATTGA
- a CDS encoding branched-chain amino acid transporter permease yields MTPTLGYLLALLAITFVIDFTLRALPFKILEPLRDSRFVSDMAVWMPPGIMLILVLSTLTQGAQAAGGRWWAALVAAGVTVAAHLLSGRKLLWSVGIGTVCYVALLNWL; encoded by the coding sequence GTGACTCCGACGCTGGGCTACCTGCTGGCGCTTCTGGCAATCACCTTCGTCATCGACTTTACGTTGCGTGCTCTGCCGTTCAAGATCCTCGAGCCGCTGCGCGACTCGCGTTTCGTCTCCGACATGGCGGTGTGGATGCCGCCGGGCATCATGCTGATTCTGGTGCTCTCCACGCTGACGCAGGGAGCGCAGGCGGCGGGTGGCCGCTGGTGGGCGGCGCTGGTGGCGGCGGGGGTGACGGTCGCGGCGCACCTGCTGAGCGGCCGCAAGCTCCTGTGGAGCGTCGGCATCGGAACGGTCTGCTACGTCGCGTTGCTCAACTGGCTCTGA
- a CDS encoding AzlC family ABC transporter permease, producing the protein MPKLPRTVNLPVPASPTRREILEGLRITAPVAAGYIPLGLAYGVLVIQLGLPWWLAPSLSLAAYSGSAELLVVTLAAQNTPLAVIAVTMLLVNFRLLFFAFSFPLHVIEGRFARLFSMYALVDEAYALTAARPNGWTKPRLLAMQALFNLTWVISSLVGVSAGSLIPTQIEGLDFALTALFITLTLDAARTRRELPSILLAGTSFAVAMVAAPGQRLLVALLLFVACLVVRHVLHRRGILHSADEATEGGAQ; encoded by the coding sequence ATGCCCAAGCTACCGCGCACCGTGAACCTCCCCGTGCCGGCTAGCCCTACCCGCCGCGAGATCCTCGAAGGCCTGCGCATCACGGCGCCCGTGGCCGCGGGTTACATCCCGCTGGGCCTGGCGTACGGCGTTCTCGTCATCCAGCTGGGCCTGCCGTGGTGGTTGGCTCCGTCGCTCTCCCTGGCCGCCTACTCGGGGTCGGCCGAGCTGCTCGTCGTCACTCTGGCCGCGCAGAATACGCCGCTGGCTGTCATCGCGGTGACGATGCTGCTGGTGAATTTCCGCCTCCTGTTTTTCGCGTTCTCGTTCCCGTTGCACGTCATCGAGGGCCGTTTTGCGCGCCTCTTCTCGATGTACGCCCTCGTAGACGAGGCCTACGCGCTGACCGCCGCCCGCCCGAACGGGTGGACGAAGCCTCGCCTGTTGGCGATGCAGGCTCTCTTTAACCTCACGTGGGTGATCTCGAGCCTCGTGGGCGTGTCCGCGGGATCCTTGATTCCTACGCAGATCGAGGGACTCGACTTCGCGCTGACGGCCCTGTTCATCACGCTGACGCTGGACGCGGCGCGCACGAGGCGCGAGCTGCCCTCAATCCTCCTGGCTGGCACATCCTTCGCGGTGGCCATGGTGGCGGCACCCGGCCAGCGCCTGCTGGTGGCGCTCCTGCTGTTCGTCGCGTGCCTGGTGGTTCGCCACGTCCTTCATCGCCGAGGCATCCTGCACTCCGCGGATGAGGCGACTGAAGGGGGTGCGCAGTGA
- a CDS encoding cysteine ABC transporter substrate-binding protein, with protein MSATHARKKPFLRLATAAVAMVAALGMAACSGGASTSSSSSSSAQVGDRSPEQIKEAGEIVIGIFSDKAPFGYIDADGKPAGYDVVYGDRIAADLGVTAKYVPVDAAARTEVLASNKVDITLANFTVTPERAEKVDFANPYFKVSLGVVSPTSAEITDVSQLAGKTLIVTKGTTAEAYFEANHPEVKLQKYDQYSDAYQALEDGRGDAFSTDNTEVIAWAIQHPGFSVGIKSLGETSYIAAAVKKGNTALLDWLNNQLVELGKENFFHKDYEQTLAPVYGDAATPDDLVVEGGVDTTSTN; from the coding sequence ATGAGCGCCACTCACGCACGCAAGAAGCCATTCCTTCGACTCGCCACGGCCGCCGTCGCCATGGTCGCAGCCCTCGGCATGGCCGCATGCTCTGGTGGCGCGTCCACCTCCTCGTCCTCCTCGTCGAGCGCGCAGGTCGGCGACCGCAGCCCCGAGCAGATCAAGGAAGCCGGCGAGATCGTCATCGGCATCTTCTCCGACAAGGCCCCCTTCGGCTACATCGACGCCGACGGCAAGCCCGCCGGATACGACGTCGTCTACGGCGACCGCATCGCCGCCGACCTGGGCGTCACCGCTAAGTACGTCCCCGTCGACGCCGCCGCCCGCACCGAGGTCCTCGCCTCCAACAAGGTTGACATCACCCTCGCGAACTTCACCGTCACGCCCGAGCGCGCCGAAAAGGTCGACTTCGCGAACCCCTACTTCAAGGTCTCCCTTGGCGTCGTCTCGCCCACCTCGGCCGAAATCACCGACGTGAGCCAGCTGGCCGGCAAGACCCTCATCGTCACCAAGGGCACGACCGCCGAAGCCTACTTCGAGGCCAACCACCCCGAGGTCAAGCTCCAGAAGTACGACCAGTACTCCGACGCCTACCAGGCCCTCGAGGACGGCCGAGGCGACGCCTTCTCCACCGACAACACCGAGGTCATCGCCTGGGCGATCCAGCACCCCGGCTTCAGCGTCGGCATCAAGAGCCTGGGCGAAACCAGCTACATCGCGGCCGCCGTTAAGAAGGGCAACACCGCCCTCCTCGACTGGCTGAACAACCAGCTCGTTGAGCTCGGCAAGGAAAACTTCTTCCACAAGGACTACGAGCAGACCCTCGCCCCCGTCTACGGTGACGCCGCTACCCCCGACGACCTCGTCGTCGAAGGCGGCGTGGACACCACCTCCACCAACTGA
- a CDS encoding amino acid ABC transporter permease, with the protein MNLDILARYAPLYVDAAILTLRIAAIGIVGSLAVGLLVAAIRQYRIPVATQIAAAYVELSRNTPLLVQLFFIYFGLPRVGIKWSGETCAIVGLIFLGGAYMAEALRSGLDSIATIQWESASALGLTRTQTLRHVALPQAIATSVPPLAANVIFLIKETSVVSVVALPDLVYVAKDLIGMSYNTSEALILLVIAYLVILLPVSIAARLIEKKVRRGGFGN; encoded by the coding sequence ATGAATCTTGACATCCTGGCGCGATACGCGCCCCTGTACGTCGACGCCGCCATCCTCACCCTGAGGATCGCGGCTATCGGCATCGTCGGCTCCCTCGCGGTCGGCCTGCTCGTGGCCGCGATCCGGCAGTACCGGATCCCCGTCGCCACCCAGATCGCCGCCGCTTACGTCGAACTGTCGCGCAACACGCCCCTGCTCGTGCAGCTCTTCTTCATCTACTTCGGCCTGCCGCGCGTGGGCATCAAGTGGAGCGGCGAGACCTGCGCGATCGTCGGCCTCATCTTCCTGGGCGGTGCCTACATGGCCGAGGCCCTGCGCTCCGGCCTCGACTCGATTGCCACGATCCAGTGGGAGTCCGCGTCCGCGCTCGGCCTCACACGCACCCAGACGCTGCGTCACGTCGCGCTCCCGCAGGCCATCGCGACCTCCGTGCCGCCGCTCGCCGCCAACGTCATCTTCCTCATCAAGGAAACATCCGTCGTCTCCGTCGTCGCGCTGCCCGACCTCGTGTACGTCGCGAAAGACCTCATCGGCATGTCCTACAACACCTCCGAAGCGCTGATCCTCCTGGTCATCGCCTACCTGGTGATCCTCCTGCCCGTGTCCATCGCGGCCCGACTCATCGAAAAGAAGGTGCGCCGTGGCGGATTTGGGAATTAA
- a CDS encoding amino acid ABC transporter permease, translating to MADLGINVIFEGRNLVRILEGLGVTVGISALSVVLSLVLGVFVGLGMRSRWRVLRWLMQLYLEFVRIMPQLVLLFVAYFGLTRVAGINLDGITASVLVFTLWGGAEMGDLVRGALIAIPRHQYESAYALGLTPRQTMRRVILPQTLRRLAPPAVNLITRMVKTTSLVVLIGVVEVLKVGQQIIDANRFNYPTASLWIYGLIFVLYFLICWPISLLSRHMEKTWQN from the coding sequence GTGGCGGATTTGGGAATTAACGTCATCTTCGAGGGCCGCAACCTCGTACGCATCCTCGAGGGCCTGGGCGTCACCGTCGGCATCTCCGCGCTGTCCGTCGTGCTGTCGCTGGTGCTCGGCGTGTTCGTCGGCCTCGGCATGCGCTCGCGCTGGCGAGTCCTGCGCTGGCTCATGCAGCTCTACCTCGAGTTCGTGCGCATCATGCCCCAGCTCGTCCTCCTGTTCGTGGCCTACTTCGGGCTCACGCGCGTCGCGGGGATCAACCTGGACGGCATCACGGCGTCCGTCCTCGTCTTCACCCTGTGGGGCGGTGCCGAAATGGGTGACCTGGTGCGAGGCGCGCTCATCGCGATCCCCCGCCACCAGTACGAGTCCGCCTACGCTCTGGGACTCACCCCGAGGCAGACCATGCGCCGCGTCATCCTGCCGCAAACCCTGCGCAGGCTTGCGCCCCCGGCCGTCAACCTCATCACCCGTATGGTGAAGACGACGTCCCTCGTCGTGCTCATCGGCGTCGTCGAAGTCCTCAAGGTTGGACAGCAGATCATCGACGCCAACCGCTTCAACTACCCGACCGCCTCGCTGTGGATCTACGGCCTGATCTTCGTGCTGTACTTCCTCATCTGCTGGCCCATCTCGCTCCTCTCACGCCACATGGAGAAAACATGGCAGAACTGA
- a CDS encoding amino acid ABC transporter ATP-binding protein — translation MAELTSDPQLRLVDLDKTYPGGHHALRGVSLDVADGEVVVIIGPSGCGKSTLLRTINGLEPINSGQILFDGTDLAAPGVSWPDVRRRIGMVFQSYELFPHLTVMGNLTLAPGLVAGESRADASARALKLLERVGLADRADDYPRQLSGGQRQRVAIVRALMMDPEILLLDEVTASLDPEMVREVLDVVLELARTGMTMLIVTHEMGFARAIADRIVFMDEGRIVEVDPPRKFFADPSSDRARKFLDIFSFEGAKL, via the coding sequence ATGGCAGAACTGACCTCCGACCCGCAGCTGCGTCTCGTCGACCTTGACAAGACCTACCCCGGCGGCCATCACGCCCTGCGCGGCGTCTCCCTCGACGTCGCCGACGGCGAAGTCGTCGTCATCATCGGCCCCTCCGGCTGCGGCAAGTCCACACTCCTGCGCACGATCAACGGCCTCGAGCCCATCAACTCCGGGCAGATCCTCTTCGACGGGACCGACCTGGCGGCCCCCGGCGTCTCCTGGCCCGATGTCCGCCGCCGTATCGGCATGGTCTTCCAGTCCTACGAGCTCTTCCCCCACCTGACCGTCATGGGGAACCTGACGCTCGCCCCCGGCCTCGTCGCGGGAGAATCGCGCGCCGACGCGAGCGCGCGGGCGCTGAAACTACTTGAGCGCGTCGGCCTGGCGGACCGCGCCGACGACTACCCGCGCCAGCTGTCCGGCGGCCAGCGCCAGCGCGTCGCCATCGTGCGTGCGCTCATGATGGACCCCGAGATCCTCCTCCTCGACGAGGTCACGGCCTCCCTCGACCCGGAGATGGTGCGCGAGGTCCTCGACGTCGTCCTCGAACTGGCTCGCACCGGCATGACGATGCTCATCGTCACCCACGAGATGGGCTTCGCCCGCGCGATCGCGGACCGCATCGTCTTCATGGACGAGGGCCGCATCGTCGAGGTTGACCCGCCGCGCAAGTTCTTTGCGGACCCGTCCTCGGATCGTGCGCGCAAGTTCCTCGATATCTTCAGCTTCGAAGGCGCCAAGCTGTAA
- a CDS encoding ribonuclease H, translated as MTITAAADGSSLGNPGPAGWAWYVDEDTWDAGGWPQGTNNLGELTAILRLLEATAETGEELHILADSQYAINVVSKWRLGWKKRGWTKADKKPIKNLELIQEIDRAMEGRRVTFEWVKGHAGHHMNERADDLARACAEAYQAGRTPEPGPGFGGGASRGTASRGTASADQASGGATSAPTSVEPHNVPATTDAQGSAPASHDTSTDEAATSTFRSHPSVFSASAEPIEPAEAAPASSVSAPTTEDAVAREREFILAWTGGDEEALAAMTDERTTRIWPGGGATTTLAGPSPASPAIGRIDAHDLGGSFLTRYRVRWEGGASLESSVWAPATSGESRLIMVHHQSTLIG; from the coding sequence ATGACGATTACGGCGGCGGCGGACGGTTCTTCCCTCGGCAATCCTGGGCCCGCGGGGTGGGCCTGGTACGTGGACGAGGACACGTGGGACGCGGGCGGCTGGCCGCAGGGCACCAACAACCTAGGCGAGCTGACCGCGATTCTGCGTCTGCTCGAGGCCACGGCCGAGACCGGCGAAGAGCTGCACATCCTCGCCGACTCGCAGTACGCGATCAACGTCGTATCCAAGTGGCGGCTCGGCTGGAAGAAGCGCGGCTGGACGAAGGCCGACAAGAAACCCATCAAGAACCTGGAGCTCATCCAGGAGATCGATCGGGCCATGGAGGGGCGCCGCGTCACCTTCGAGTGGGTCAAGGGCCACGCTGGGCACCATATGAACGAGCGGGCCGACGACCTCGCGCGCGCATGCGCCGAGGCCTACCAGGCTGGGCGCACGCCCGAGCCGGGCCCCGGGTTCGGGGGCGGCGCGTCGCGTGGCACTGCGTCACGTGGCACTGCGTCGGCGGATCAGGCATCCGGGGGTGCTACCTCTGCGCCCACGTCCGTCGAGCCGCACAACGTGCCCGCTACTACTGATGCCCAAGGGAGCGCTCCCGCTTCACACGACACCTCCACCGACGAGGCCGCCACGTCGACATTCCGTTCTCATCCCAGCGTTTTCTCTGCTTCTGCTGAGCCGATTGAACCAGCGGAGGCGGCCCCAGCCTCGTCCGTGAGCGCTCCGACCACCGAGGATGCGGTCGCCCGCGAGCGCGAGTTCATCCTGGCGTGGACCGGCGGCGACGAGGAGGCACTGGCGGCCATGACCGACGAGCGCACGACGCGCATCTGGCCGGGTGGCGGCGCGACCACGACGCTGGCGGGCCCCTCGCCCGCTTCCCCGGCGATCGGCCGCATCGACGCGCACGACCTGGGCGGGTCGTTCCTGACGCGCTACCGGGTGCGCTGGGAGGGCGGCGCGTCGCTGGAATCCAGCGTGTGGGCGCCGGCGACGTCTGGCGAATCGCGCCTGATCATGGTGCACCACCAGTCGACGCTGATCGGCTGA
- a CDS encoding S9 family peptidase, translating to MVHMTDTTTREAANASSMNTPPVAPKRYGYRVRDQFGQHFDDPWDWLRDGEDPEVRAHLEAENAWADAVTAPTREAAARLVEEVKASTALTDVTVPIREGEFWYFRRFAEGESYATHHRAPVERDEAGVPVPLVPEPGVPTRGEELLVDENEWARGQEFFRLADMYPSPDGRLIAWARDTSGDERYTWVVQEASGRVIDEAVVDAGYGFAWADDSASFIYMGVDDAWRACDVWLHRLGTPREADELLLVEPDEGFEMGFAPSGFPGHVVIHASSSTAGRAWLWLPAHPDVRPLPLMPVRPRTLVSADSAGDRLFIVHTGLTQEGSLAQAMLPAGGSPEALAGLGVTSSSAFSRGSLADRTPGTPLPEDEPAPLTPFESWEPLRSPGPGERITDVEAHADYVALSLRSGSLTQVDVWDRREPSPAWRRVEVDAPVRTIATVPTPWEDPLRVEFQSQTVPPTVAEVSLPTPAPASSPENPEGAALTVRTLRTREAPGWDPAEYVEERVWVLARDGATRIPVTLIHHRDARPDGTHAGWQIGYGSYEVSYDPEFETLRLPILRRVVYAIAHVRGGGEMGRAWYEDGKELVKEHTFTDFIDVADWLVDSGWVAPGRLVAEGRSAGGLLMGAVTNAAPDRFRAILAGVPFVDALSTILDPSLPLTVGEWEEWGNPLTSRAVFDAMSRYTPYENVPDGALLPAIMATTSVNDTRVEFVEPTKWVQRLREATGQVPSTDEAGAGQRCNCCDSEAGEASASGEAGHGLVAARDPLERPIILRTEMVAGHAGPSGREGRWAARCEEFAFALGQVGVTV from the coding sequence ATGGTCCACATGACTGACACGACTACGCGTGAGGCGGCCAATGCCTCGTCGATGAACACTCCCCCGGTTGCCCCGAAGCGTTACGGGTACCGGGTGCGCGACCAGTTCGGGCAGCATTTTGATGACCCGTGGGATTGGTTGCGTGACGGTGAGGATCCCGAGGTCAGGGCTCATTTGGAGGCGGAGAACGCGTGGGCGGACGCGGTGACGGCGCCGACGCGCGAGGCGGCCGCGCGCCTCGTGGAGGAGGTCAAGGCCTCCACGGCGCTCACCGACGTGACGGTTCCGATCCGCGAGGGCGAGTTCTGGTATTTTCGGCGTTTCGCGGAGGGCGAGTCGTACGCGACGCATCATCGCGCGCCGGTGGAGCGCGACGAGGCCGGGGTGCCGGTCCCGCTCGTCCCCGAACCGGGCGTGCCGACGCGGGGCGAGGAGCTCCTCGTCGATGAGAATGAGTGGGCGCGCGGGCAGGAGTTTTTCCGCCTGGCGGACATGTACCCGTCCCCGGATGGGCGCCTGATCGCGTGGGCTCGGGACACGAGCGGGGATGAGCGCTACACGTGGGTCGTGCAGGAGGCGTCGGGCCGCGTCATCGACGAGGCCGTGGTGGACGCCGGGTACGGCTTCGCGTGGGCGGATGATTCCGCCTCCTTTATCTACATGGGCGTAGACGACGCGTGGCGCGCGTGCGACGTGTGGCTGCACCGCCTGGGCACGCCTCGTGAGGCCGACGAGCTGCTGCTGGTGGAGCCGGACGAGGGCTTCGAGATGGGGTTCGCGCCCTCGGGTTTCCCGGGGCACGTCGTCATTCACGCCTCGTCGTCGACGGCGGGCCGCGCGTGGCTATGGCTGCCCGCCCACCCGGACGTGCGCCCGCTGCCGCTCATGCCGGTGCGCCCGCGCACGCTGGTGTCGGCGGATTCGGCCGGGGATCGCCTGTTCATCGTGCATACGGGGCTGACGCAGGAGGGCTCGCTCGCGCAGGCGATGCTGCCTGCAGGGGGTTCGCCCGAGGCCCTGGCGGGCCTCGGCGTCACGTCCTCCTCCGCGTTCTCGCGGGGTTCCCTGGCGGATCGCACGCCGGGCACTCCCCTGCCGGAGGACGAGCCCGCACCCCTCACGCCGTTTGAGTCCTGGGAGCCGCTGCGCAGCCCCGGCCCCGGCGAGCGCATCACCGACGTCGAGGCTCACGCGGACTACGTGGCGCTCTCGCTTCGTTCGGGCTCTCTGACGCAGGTCGACGTGTGGGATCGCCGCGAACCCTCACCCGCGTGGCGGCGCGTGGAGGTGGACGCCCCGGTGCGCACGATCGCGACCGTGCCGACCCCGTGGGAGGATCCGCTTCGGGTTGAGTTCCAGTCACAGACCGTGCCCCCCACGGTCGCCGAGGTGTCCCTGCCCACCCCGGCCCCGGCCTCGTCCCCCGAAAACCCCGAAGGCGCGGCCCTGACCGTGCGGACCCTGCGCACCCGCGAGGCGCCCGGCTGGGACCCTGCCGAGTATGTCGAGGAGCGCGTGTGGGTGCTCGCGCGCGACGGCGCGACCCGCATCCCTGTCACCCTCATCCACCACCGCGACGCGCGCCCGGACGGCACGCACGCGGGCTGGCAGATCGGGTACGGCTCGTACGAGGTCAGCTACGACCCCGAGTTCGAGACCCTGCGCCTGCCGATCCTGCGCCGCGTCGTCTACGCGATCGCGCACGTGCGCGGCGGCGGCGAGATGGGCCGCGCCTGGTACGAGGACGGTAAGGAGCTGGTCAAGGAGCACACGTTCACGGACTTCATCGACGTGGCCGACTGGCTGGTCGACTCCGGGTGGGTGGCGCCCGGCCGCCTCGTCGCGGAGGGCCGCAGCGCCGGCGGCCTGCTCATGGGCGCGGTCACCAACGCCGCACCCGACCGTTTCCGCGCGATCCTGGCGGGCGTGCCCTTCGTGGACGCGCTGTCAACAATCCTGGACCCGTCCCTGCCTCTCACCGTCGGCGAATGGGAGGAGTGGGGCAACCCACTCACCTCGCGCGCCGTGTTCGACGCGATGAGCCGCTACACACCCTACGAGAACGTGCCCGACGGCGCGCTCCTGCCCGCGATCATGGCGACGACGTCGGTCAACGACACGCGCGTCGAGTTCGTCGAGCCCACCAAGTGGGTGCAGCGCCTGCGCGAGGCCACCGGCCAGGTTCCCTCCACGGACGAGGCCGGGGCTGGGCAGCGCTGCAATTGCTGCGATTCGGAGGCCGGCGAGGCGAGCGCGAGCGGGGAGGCCGGCCACGGCCTCGTCGCCGCACGCGACCCGCTCGAGCGTCCGATCATCCTGCGCACCGAGATGGTCGCCGGGCACGCCGGCCCGTCCGGGCGCGAGGGCCGGTGGGCGGCGCGCTGCGAGGAGTTCGCCTTCGCGCTGGGCCAGGTGGGCGTCACGGTGTAA
- a CDS encoding GtrA family protein has product MNDEQAPSRGSAAALEPESPVLDPAALADRPAPLAQPGTRGQVDGGAAPASSLSLTERLLAWVREFIQFGMVGATAYIVDAGLFNLLQHGPLGVLAGHPNTAQFVAAATATLYSWIANRLWTYRGRTQANATREAVLFFFANACGIGITQFCLLFTHHILGYTSALADNIAAYVVGFALGTAFRFFFYHYVVFTGHTRA; this is encoded by the coding sequence GTGAACGACGAACAAGCTCCCTCGCGCGGATCCGCTGCCGCGCTCGAACCCGAGTCCCCTGTGCTCGACCCCGCGGCGCTCGCGGACCGACCTGCGCCCCTTGCTCAGCCCGGCACCCGAGGGCAGGTGGATGGGGGAGCGGCCCCGGCCTCGTCCCTGAGCCTCACCGAGCGACTCCTCGCCTGGGTGCGCGAATTCATTCAATTCGGCATGGTCGGAGCCACCGCGTACATCGTCGACGCCGGACTGTTCAACCTGCTCCAGCACGGGCCGCTCGGCGTGCTCGCCGGTCACCCCAACACCGCGCAATTCGTCGCCGCCGCGACCGCGACCCTGTACTCGTGGATCGCCAACCGCCTGTGGACCTACCGTGGACGCACCCAGGCAAACGCCACGCGCGAAGCTGTCCTCTTCTTCTTCGCCAACGCCTGCGGCATCGGCATCACCCAGTTCTGCCTCTTGTTCACCCACCACATCCTCGGGTACACCTCGGCGCTGGCAGACAACATCGCCGCCTACGTCGTCGGCTTCGCCCTGGGCACCGCGTTCCGCTTCTTCTTCTACCACTACGTGGTCTTTACAGGACATACGCGCGCGTAG
- a CDS encoding patatin family protein yields MKETAEHYPTPEESIATMVTIDDTALVFEGGGMRNAYTAALVNRLIAEGINFPHISGVSAGSSHLCNFTSRDAQRSHDTFVDLVEDPEFGGLKHFRKGHGYFNAEYIYQQICYPDGALPFNMDAFLANPATTRVATFNASRGQVRWFSKEEMSTLDTLGPIIRASSTLPILMPPVEIDGDTYVDGALGPNGGLPFDQPLREGYRKLLVVLTRPRDYVKGPMPASVGALLRTAYRQFPSVFEGVARRPDRYNAGRRFLFELEERGQAYVFAPDNLWINNTESRRERLEATYRAGLVQAVREMPAIKAFLGL; encoded by the coding sequence GTGAAGGAAACGGCAGAGCACTACCCGACCCCCGAAGAGTCCATCGCCACGATGGTCACCATCGACGACACCGCCCTCGTGTTCGAAGGCGGCGGCATGCGCAACGCCTACACGGCCGCGCTCGTGAACCGACTCATCGCCGAAGGCATCAACTTCCCCCATATTTCCGGGGTTTCTGCGGGTTCCAGCCACCTGTGCAACTTCACCTCCCGCGACGCGCAGCGTTCCCACGACACCTTCGTCGACCTCGTCGAAGACCCCGAATTCGGCGGACTCAAGCACTTCCGCAAGGGCCACGGCTACTTCAACGCCGAGTACATCTACCAGCAGATCTGCTACCCCGACGGCGCCCTGCCCTTCAACATGGATGCGTTCCTGGCGAACCCGGCGACCACGCGCGTCGCCACCTTCAACGCGTCGCGTGGGCAGGTCCGCTGGTTCTCCAAGGAAGAAATGAGCACCCTGGACACGCTCGGACCCATCATCCGCGCCTCCTCCACGCTGCCGATCCTCATGCCTCCCGTCGAGATCGACGGCGACACCTATGTCGATGGTGCGCTCGGCCCCAACGGCGGCCTGCCCTTCGACCAGCCCCTGCGCGAGGGCTATCGCAAACTCCTCGTCGTCCTCACTCGCCCCCGCGACTACGTTAAGGGCCCCATGCCCGCCAGCGTCGGCGCGCTCCTGCGTACCGCCTACCGCCAGTTCCCCTCCGTGTTCGAGGGCGTGGCTCGCCGCCCCGACCGCTACAACGCGGGACGCCGCTTCCTCTTCGAGCTTGAGGAACGAGGCCAGGCCTACGTGTTCGCCCCCGACAACCTGTGGATCAACAACACCGAGTCGCGGCGCGAACGCCTGGAAGCGACCTACCGTGCCGGCCTGGTGCAGGCCGTGCGCGAAATGCCCGCGATCAAGGCGTTCCTGGGGCTGTAG